The Glycine soja cultivar W05 chromosome 6, ASM419377v2, whole genome shotgun sequence genome has a window encoding:
- the LOC114416974 gene encoding TMV resistance protein N-like isoform X2, whose translation MASSSFEYDVFVSFRGEDTRNSFTAFLFEALKKQGIEAFKDDKDIRKGESIAPELIRAIEGSHVFLVVFSKDYASSTWCLRELAHIWNCFQPSTRHLLPIFYDVDPSQVRKLSGDYEKAFAQHQQSSRFQEKEITTWREVLERVASLSGWDTRNERQPAVIDKIVQQIKSIVGCKFSIPASDNLVGMESHFATLSELICLGPVNDDVRVVGITGMGGIGKSALGQALYERISHQFNSCCYIDDVSKLYKREGRLGVQKELLSQSLNERNLEIRNVSDGTHLAWKRLHNAEALIVLDNVDQDKQLDMFTGGRNDLLRKCLGRGSIIIIISRDQQILKAYGVDDIYQVKLLNDNDALRLFCKKAFKNNYTMSDFEKLTSDLLSHCQGLPLAIEVLGSSLFDKDVFHWRSALVSLKENKSKSIMDVLRISFDQLEDTHKEIFLDIACFFNDEYVEHVKEVLDFRGFNPEYGLQVLVDKSLITIDDDDFIGMHDLLCDLSKSIVREKSPRKPWKWSRLWDVKDFHKVMSDNKVAENVEVIILEEKSDILRTMRFDALSTMSSLKLFYFTNWIKINFSGTLAKFSNELGYFYWEKYPFECLPPSFEPNKLVELILLKSNIKQLWEDIKPLPNLRRLDLSDSKNLIKMPYIGDALYLESLDLEGCIQLEEIGLSIVLSPKLTSLNLRNCKSLIKLPPFGEDLILEELVLEGCQKLRHIDPSIGLLKKLRRLNLKNCKNLVSLPNSILGLNSLEDLNLSGCSKLYNTELLYELRDAEQLKKIDIDGAPIHFQSTSSYSRQHQKSVSCLMPSSPIFPCMSKLDLSFCNLVEIPDAIGIMSCLERLDLSGNNFATLPNLKKLSKLVCLKLQHCKQLKSLPELPSRIDFPDDESYFEIGQTGLYMFNCPELVDRERCTDMAFSWMMQNLQYQVELFDCYKYGTVSPGSEIPRWFNNEHEGK comes from the exons ATGG cttcttcttcgtttgaGTATGACGTGTTTGTGAGCTTCCGCGGTGAAGACACACGCAACAGCTTCACCGCTTTTCTTTTTGAAGCTCTGAAAAAACAAGGCATCGAGGCCttcaaagatgataaagatatcAGGAAAGGCGAATCCATAGCACCAGAGCTAATACGAGCCATTGAAGGGTCTCATGTTTTCCTTGTTGTCTTTTCCAAGGACTATGCTTCCTCAACTTGGTGCCTGCGTGAACTAGCACATATCTGGAATTGCTTTCAACCATCTACCAGACATCTTCTGCCTATTTTCTATGATGTTGATCCATCACAAGTGCGAAAACTGAGTGGAGACTATGAGAAAGCCTTTGCCCAACACCAACAAAGTTCCAGGTTCCAAGAGAAGGAAATtacaacatggagagaagttcTGGAACGAGTAGCCAGTCTCTCTGGTTGGGATACCAGAAATGA GCGACAACCTGCAGTGATTGATAAAATTGTTCAGCAGATAAAAAGTATCGTGGGTTGCAAATTTTCTATTCCTGCATCTGATAATCTAGTTGGGATGGAATCTCATTTTGCTACATTATCAGAGCTAATATGTCTGGGGCCGGTTAATGATGATGTTCGAGTTGTTGGAATTACTGGGATGGGTGGAATAGGAAAGTCCGCTCTTGGTCAAGCTTTATATGAAAGAATCTCTCATCAATTTAATTCTTGTTGTTATATTGATGACGTAAGTAAACTTTATAAACGTGAAGGTAGATTAGGTGTACAAAAGGAATTACTTTCTCAATCTCTAAATGAAAGAAATCTAGAGATTCGTAATGTATCTGATGGAACACATCTGGCATGGAAGAGGCTACACAATGCAGAGGCACTTATAGTTCTTGACAATGTTGATCAAGATAAACAGCTTGATATGTTTACTGGGGGTAGAAATGATCTGTTACGTAAATGCCTAGGTAGAGGGagcataattattataatttctagGGATCAACAAATATTGAAGGCATATGGAGTAGATGATATTTACCAAGTGAAGCTATTGAATGACAATGATGCTCTTCGATTGTTTTGCaaaaaagcatttaaaaataattatactatgAGTGATTTTGAAAAGTTGACTTCTGATTTACTATCACATTGTCAAGGTCTTCCCTTAGCAATTGAAGTACTGGGCTCATCTTTGTTTGATAAAGATGTTTTTCATTGGAGGAGTGCATTGGtctcattaaaagaaaataaaagtaaaagtattATGGATGTGTTGCGAATAAGTTTTGATCAATTAGAGGATACACACAAGGAAATATTTCTAGATATTGCATGTTTCTTCAACGACGAATATGTGGAACATGTGAAGGAAGTTTTAGATTTTCGTGGATTTAATCCCGAATATGGCCTACAAGTTCTCGTTGATAAATCACTTATAaccattgatgatgatgattttatTGGAATGCATGACTTGTTGTGCGATTTGAGCAAATCTATTGTTAGAGAAAAATCACCTAGGAAGCCATGGAAGTGGAGCAGGTTGTGGGATGTTAAAGATTTCCACAAAGTTATGTCAGATAATAAG GTAGCAGAAAATGTTGAGGTCATAATTCTTGAAGAAAAATCTGACATTCTTCGAACAATGAGATTCGATGCTCTATCAACAATGAGTAGCCTTAAGCTTTTCTATTTTACAAATTGGATCAAGATCAATTTTTCAGGAACACTTGCTAAGTTTTCCAATGAATTAGGATATTTTTATTGGGAAAAGTATCCTTTTGAGTGTTTGCCACCAAGTTTTGAACCGAACAAActtgttgagttgattttaCTTAAAAGCAACATCAAACAACTTTGGGAAGACATAAAG CCTCTACCCAATTTGAGGCGTTTGGATCTCTCTGACTccaaaaatctaattaaaatgcCATATATTGGAGATGCCCTATATCTTGAGAGTCTTGATCTCGAAGGATGTATACAACTCGAAGAGATCGGCCTGTCCATTGTTCTTTCACCAAAGCTTACTTCTCTGAATTTGAGAAATTGCAAAAGTCTTATCAAGTTGCCACCGTTTGGAGAGGACCTAATTCTTGAAGAGCTAGTTCTCGAAGGATGTCAAAAACTCAGACACATTGATCCATCCATCGGTCTTCTAAAAAAGCTCAGAAGATTGAATTTGAAAAACTGCAAAAATCTAGTAAGCTTACCCAATAGCATACTAGGCCTCAATTCTCTTGAAGATCTGAATCTCTCTGGCTGTTCAAAACTGTACAACACCGAGTTATTATATGAACTAAGGGATGCAGAGCAATTGAAGAAGATTGATATAGATGGAGCTCCTATTCATTTCCAATCAACATCTTCCTACTCCAGACAACATCAAAAATCAGTTAGTTGCTTAATGCCTTCCTCCCCAATATTTCCATGTATGAGTAAACTTGATCTAAGTTTCTGTAATTTAGTTGAAATCCCTGATGCTATTGGAATTATGAGTTGCTTAGAAAGGCTAGATTTAAGTGGTAACAATTTTGCTACACTGCCCAACCTCAAGAAGCTTTCCAAACTGGTCTGTTTAAAGTTACAACATTGCAAGCAGTTGAAATCTTTGCCTGAGCTCCCTTCACGGATTGACTTTCCAGATGATGAATCGTATTTTGAAATAGGACAAACAGGATTATACATGTTTAACTGCCCAGAATTAGTTGATAGGGAACGCTGCACTGACATGGCTTTTTCATGGATGATGCAAAATTTGCAG TACCAGGTGGAATTGTTCGATTGTTACAAATATGGAACTGTTAGTCCAGGAAGTGAAATACCAAGGTGGTTCAATAATGAGCATGAGGGAAAATGA
- the LOC114416977 gene encoding uncharacterized protein LOC114416977: MSFSETEPSWPDLGIIPVDFYEDLDLELVLDKSDHMWLFFLNRVDSVRVLHVNDNYIGKLLLECDDIGCVLKESYAEVKKFGYRWVYKEDIEGPSKQLSRKRKFGEIEENASRREKRCLGSLLCYGSPLL, from the coding sequence ATGAGTTTTTCAGAGACAGAACCGTCATGGCCTGATCTTGGTATTATTCCAGTGGACTTTTATGAAGATCTAGATCTAGAACTTGTTTTAGACAAATCAGATCACATGTGGctcttctttcttaatcgagTAGACTCAGTTCGCGTATTACATGTCAATGACAACTATATTGGCAAATTGCTTTTGGAATGTGATGATATAGGGTGTGTGTTGAAAGAGTCATATGCGGAGGTGAAGAAATTCGGATATCGCTGGGTATATAAAGAGGATATAGAAGGGCCATCAAAACAGTTGTCTAGGAAGCGCAAATTTGGGGAAATTGAAGAAAATGCGAGCAGAAGGGAGAAAAGATGCTTGGGTAGCCTTCTTTGTTATGGGAGCCCTCTTCTGTAG
- the LOC114416974 gene encoding TMV resistance protein N-like isoform X1, whose amino-acid sequence MASTSNAIIQCTSSSSSFEYDVFVSFRGEDTRNSFTAFLFEALKKQGIEAFKDDKDIRKGESIAPELIRAIEGSHVFLVVFSKDYASSTWCLRELAHIWNCFQPSTRHLLPIFYDVDPSQVRKLSGDYEKAFAQHQQSSRFQEKEITTWREVLERVASLSGWDTRNERQPAVIDKIVQQIKSIVGCKFSIPASDNLVGMESHFATLSELICLGPVNDDVRVVGITGMGGIGKSALGQALYERISHQFNSCCYIDDVSKLYKREGRLGVQKELLSQSLNERNLEIRNVSDGTHLAWKRLHNAEALIVLDNVDQDKQLDMFTGGRNDLLRKCLGRGSIIIIISRDQQILKAYGVDDIYQVKLLNDNDALRLFCKKAFKNNYTMSDFEKLTSDLLSHCQGLPLAIEVLGSSLFDKDVFHWRSALVSLKENKSKSIMDVLRISFDQLEDTHKEIFLDIACFFNDEYVEHVKEVLDFRGFNPEYGLQVLVDKSLITIDDDDFIGMHDLLCDLSKSIVREKSPRKPWKWSRLWDVKDFHKVMSDNKVAENVEVIILEEKSDILRTMRFDALSTMSSLKLFYFTNWIKINFSGTLAKFSNELGYFYWEKYPFECLPPSFEPNKLVELILLKSNIKQLWEDIKPLPNLRRLDLSDSKNLIKMPYIGDALYLESLDLEGCIQLEEIGLSIVLSPKLTSLNLRNCKSLIKLPPFGEDLILEELVLEGCQKLRHIDPSIGLLKKLRRLNLKNCKNLVSLPNSILGLNSLEDLNLSGCSKLYNTELLYELRDAEQLKKIDIDGAPIHFQSTSSYSRQHQKSVSCLMPSSPIFPCMSKLDLSFCNLVEIPDAIGIMSCLERLDLSGNNFATLPNLKKLSKLVCLKLQHCKQLKSLPELPSRIDFPDDESYFEIGQTGLYMFNCPELVDRERCTDMAFSWMMQNLQYQVELFDCYKYGTVSPGSEIPRWFNNEHEGK is encoded by the exons ATGGCTTCTACTTCTAATGCCATCATccaatgcacctcttcttcttcttcgtttgaGTATGACGTGTTTGTGAGCTTCCGCGGTGAAGACACACGCAACAGCTTCACCGCTTTTCTTTTTGAAGCTCTGAAAAAACAAGGCATCGAGGCCttcaaagatgataaagatatcAGGAAAGGCGAATCCATAGCACCAGAGCTAATACGAGCCATTGAAGGGTCTCATGTTTTCCTTGTTGTCTTTTCCAAGGACTATGCTTCCTCAACTTGGTGCCTGCGTGAACTAGCACATATCTGGAATTGCTTTCAACCATCTACCAGACATCTTCTGCCTATTTTCTATGATGTTGATCCATCACAAGTGCGAAAACTGAGTGGAGACTATGAGAAAGCCTTTGCCCAACACCAACAAAGTTCCAGGTTCCAAGAGAAGGAAATtacaacatggagagaagttcTGGAACGAGTAGCCAGTCTCTCTGGTTGGGATACCAGAAATGA GCGACAACCTGCAGTGATTGATAAAATTGTTCAGCAGATAAAAAGTATCGTGGGTTGCAAATTTTCTATTCCTGCATCTGATAATCTAGTTGGGATGGAATCTCATTTTGCTACATTATCAGAGCTAATATGTCTGGGGCCGGTTAATGATGATGTTCGAGTTGTTGGAATTACTGGGATGGGTGGAATAGGAAAGTCCGCTCTTGGTCAAGCTTTATATGAAAGAATCTCTCATCAATTTAATTCTTGTTGTTATATTGATGACGTAAGTAAACTTTATAAACGTGAAGGTAGATTAGGTGTACAAAAGGAATTACTTTCTCAATCTCTAAATGAAAGAAATCTAGAGATTCGTAATGTATCTGATGGAACACATCTGGCATGGAAGAGGCTACACAATGCAGAGGCACTTATAGTTCTTGACAATGTTGATCAAGATAAACAGCTTGATATGTTTACTGGGGGTAGAAATGATCTGTTACGTAAATGCCTAGGTAGAGGGagcataattattataatttctagGGATCAACAAATATTGAAGGCATATGGAGTAGATGATATTTACCAAGTGAAGCTATTGAATGACAATGATGCTCTTCGATTGTTTTGCaaaaaagcatttaaaaataattatactatgAGTGATTTTGAAAAGTTGACTTCTGATTTACTATCACATTGTCAAGGTCTTCCCTTAGCAATTGAAGTACTGGGCTCATCTTTGTTTGATAAAGATGTTTTTCATTGGAGGAGTGCATTGGtctcattaaaagaaaataaaagtaaaagtattATGGATGTGTTGCGAATAAGTTTTGATCAATTAGAGGATACACACAAGGAAATATTTCTAGATATTGCATGTTTCTTCAACGACGAATATGTGGAACATGTGAAGGAAGTTTTAGATTTTCGTGGATTTAATCCCGAATATGGCCTACAAGTTCTCGTTGATAAATCACTTATAaccattgatgatgatgattttatTGGAATGCATGACTTGTTGTGCGATTTGAGCAAATCTATTGTTAGAGAAAAATCACCTAGGAAGCCATGGAAGTGGAGCAGGTTGTGGGATGTTAAAGATTTCCACAAAGTTATGTCAGATAATAAG GTAGCAGAAAATGTTGAGGTCATAATTCTTGAAGAAAAATCTGACATTCTTCGAACAATGAGATTCGATGCTCTATCAACAATGAGTAGCCTTAAGCTTTTCTATTTTACAAATTGGATCAAGATCAATTTTTCAGGAACACTTGCTAAGTTTTCCAATGAATTAGGATATTTTTATTGGGAAAAGTATCCTTTTGAGTGTTTGCCACCAAGTTTTGAACCGAACAAActtgttgagttgattttaCTTAAAAGCAACATCAAACAACTTTGGGAAGACATAAAG CCTCTACCCAATTTGAGGCGTTTGGATCTCTCTGACTccaaaaatctaattaaaatgcCATATATTGGAGATGCCCTATATCTTGAGAGTCTTGATCTCGAAGGATGTATACAACTCGAAGAGATCGGCCTGTCCATTGTTCTTTCACCAAAGCTTACTTCTCTGAATTTGAGAAATTGCAAAAGTCTTATCAAGTTGCCACCGTTTGGAGAGGACCTAATTCTTGAAGAGCTAGTTCTCGAAGGATGTCAAAAACTCAGACACATTGATCCATCCATCGGTCTTCTAAAAAAGCTCAGAAGATTGAATTTGAAAAACTGCAAAAATCTAGTAAGCTTACCCAATAGCATACTAGGCCTCAATTCTCTTGAAGATCTGAATCTCTCTGGCTGTTCAAAACTGTACAACACCGAGTTATTATATGAACTAAGGGATGCAGAGCAATTGAAGAAGATTGATATAGATGGAGCTCCTATTCATTTCCAATCAACATCTTCCTACTCCAGACAACATCAAAAATCAGTTAGTTGCTTAATGCCTTCCTCCCCAATATTTCCATGTATGAGTAAACTTGATCTAAGTTTCTGTAATTTAGTTGAAATCCCTGATGCTATTGGAATTATGAGTTGCTTAGAAAGGCTAGATTTAAGTGGTAACAATTTTGCTACACTGCCCAACCTCAAGAAGCTTTCCAAACTGGTCTGTTTAAAGTTACAACATTGCAAGCAGTTGAAATCTTTGCCTGAGCTCCCTTCACGGATTGACTTTCCAGATGATGAATCGTATTTTGAAATAGGACAAACAGGATTATACATGTTTAACTGCCCAGAATTAGTTGATAGGGAACGCTGCACTGACATGGCTTTTTCATGGATGATGCAAAATTTGCAG TACCAGGTGGAATTGTTCGATTGTTACAAATATGGAACTGTTAGTCCAGGAAGTGAAATACCAAGGTGGTTCAATAATGAGCATGAGGGAAAATGA